TGCGCTGGAACAGCCAGACGCTGCCGGTCATCGTGCAACTGGAAGAGGGCGGGCTGATGCTGCTGGAAGCCATCGACGCCGACGGCGTGGTGACTTACTGGCTGAGCGAAGGCGGCGACCTGGTGCGCGAAGAGCCGCTGGAAGAGTTACTCAAGCGCGTCAAACCGGAGGTGGCGCTGCTCGGTATCGCCGCCCGCGGGCGCGACGCCCGCATCGATGATTTTACCCGCCCTTACGAACAACACTGGTTCTGGCGTCACTTCCGCCATGCCGGGCGCAAGCTGGCGGAGATTTCGCTGGCGTCGATTCTCGGCAATGTGCTGGCGCTCGCGGGCATTTTATTTTCGATGCAGGTGTATGACCGCGTGATCCCGGCGGAGTCGTTCCCGACGCTGTGGGTGCTGTTCTTCGGCGTGCTGCTGGCGGCGCTGTTTGAATTTTTCATCCGGCTTGCCCGCACGCATGTCTCCGACATCATGGGCAAGCATATCGATCTCAATGTGTCATCGCTGTTTTATGCCCGCGCCATGGCGATTAAAAACGACGAGCGGCCGAAATCCACCGGATCGTTTATCTCGCAGTTACGTGAGATCGATCAGGTGCGCGAGCTTTTGACCTCCACCACTGTTGGCGCGGCGATGGATATTCCGTTCGTGCTGCTGTTCCTCGGGATCATGGCGCTGGTAGGCGGGCAACTGGTGGCGATCCCGCTTATCGCGATCCCGCTGATTGTGATCCCGGGGCTTCTGATCCAGTGGCCGATGGCGAAACTCGCCAAAGAGGGGATGCGCGAGAGCGCTATCCGTAACGCCGTGCTGGTGGAGTCGATCGAGGGCGTTGAGGATATTAAAGCGCTCCAGGCCGAGCCCTATTTTCAGCGCCAGTGGGAGCACACGCACAGCGTGGGCGCGAACATCGGCATGAAGCAGCGCGTCTGGGGCGCGCGCTTAAGCGGCTGGGCCTCGACGGTGCAGCAGATTACTTACGCGGGCATGCTGGTGTTCGGCAGCTATCTGGTGCTTGACGGGCAAATCACCACCGGGACACTGGTGGCGTGCAGCCTGCTTTCCTCGCGCACGCTGGCGCCGCTGATGCAACTGACGATGGTCTTTTCCCGCTGGCAGCACGCCAAAACCGCCATGAGCGGGCTGAATGAGCTGCTGAAAAAGCCGCTGGATAAAGAAGCGGGCAGCAAGATGGCGCACTGCCCGGTGCTGGCGGGCCACTATCAGTTTCAGGATGTGCAGTACAGCTACGATAAAGAAAAAGGCGATCAGGCGCTGCTGGTGCCGTCACTTGAGATCAAACCCGGCGAGCGCGTGGCGATCCTCGGCAAAGTGGGTGCCGGGAAATCGACGCTGCTGAAATTGCTCTCCGGCCAGGCGCAGGCGAGCAAGGGCAAAGTGATTATCGACGGTGTCGATCTGGCGCATATCGATCCGATGGACGTGCGCCGCCAGGTGGGATTTTTGTCGCAGGAGTCGCGGCTCTTT
This sequence is a window from Cronobacter sakazakii. Protein-coding genes within it:
- a CDS encoding type I secretion system permease/ATPase — its product is MSQIPDTESWIRAMTRAAGRFGLPADAPAVRQQMRWFENLPLAPRLERLAGLMGLQVRLTPIKNMRWNSQTLPVIVQLEEGGLMLLEAIDADGVVTYWLSEGGDLVREEPLEELLKRVKPEVALLGIAARGRDARIDDFTRPYEQHWFWRHFRHAGRKLAEISLASILGNVLALAGILFSMQVYDRVIPAESFPTLWVLFFGVLLAALFEFFIRLARTHVSDIMGKHIDLNVSSLFYARAMAIKNDERPKSTGSFISQLREIDQVRELLTSTTVGAAMDIPFVLLFLGIMALVGGQLVAIPLIAIPLIVIPGLLIQWPMAKLAKEGMRESAIRNAVLVESIEGVEDIKALQAEPYFQRQWEHTHSVGANIGMKQRVWGARLSGWASTVQQITYAGMLVFGSYLVLDGQITTGTLVACSLLSSRTLAPLMQLTMVFSRWQHAKTAMSGLNELLKKPLDKEAGSKMAHCPVLAGHYQFQDVQYSYDKEKGDQALLVPSLEIKPGERVAILGKVGAGKSTLLKLLSGQAQASKGKVIIDGVDLAHIDPMDVRRQVGFLSQESRLFFGTLRQNLMLGHPNATDAELLQALRISGALSMVQHDAASLDRLINEGGRGLSGGQRQMVLLSRLLVRNPQIVLLDEPTASMDEQLESYVIRQLHQWLTGRTLVLVTHRPALLSLVDRVVVMENGKVVADGPRDAILQTAQRNSNVASVA